In the genome of Triticum urartu cultivar G1812 chromosome 5, Tu2.1, whole genome shotgun sequence, one region contains:
- the LOC125508651 gene encoding non-structural maintenance of chromosomes element 1 homolog — MAPLSWRHHTLLQALLSRGPLSERDFHALFTAISGGKNPATHQQLFTDTLMKINNELGYLQFDLRACINQYDGTVYYGVVNNISDEESKLGSKYSVPQIAFYKGLLEAIVHEAGNDGSITSIEALNVRIDNQVVIADGTQDTQSRLPSSITNFLFSQKEKTLTELIQDRWLAYTSEGKIGLGIRSFLDLRSWFRSNDIPSCEVCNEAGIKASTCSKEGCNVRIHIYCLKKKFPQRKASRACPQCATEWPQQEGEDEGDEEANEPGGEGQEGPSADPPSRRKRRVKAELAEEAEEAGPSTAVPRRSSRMAKAEEAASADASQPARSSKRRKK, encoded by the exons ATGGCGCCGCTCTCATGGCGGCACCATACGCTGCTGCAGGCGCTGCTCTCCCGTGGACCGCTCTCGGAGCGAGACTTCCACGCCCTCTTCACCGCCATCTCCGGCGGCAAGAACCCCG CCACTCACCAGCAACTATTCACTGATACACTTATGAAGATCAACAATGAGCTAGGGTATCTACAATTTGATCTGCGAGCATGTATAAACCAGTATGATGGAACAGTTTATTATGGAGTGGTCAACAACATTTCTGATGAAGAATCGAAGCTTGGCTCCAAGTATTCTGTACCACAGATTGCATTCTACAAGGGACTG TTAGAAGCAATAGTTCATGAAGCTGGAAATGATGGGAGCATAACTAGTATTGAAGCTCTCAACGTCCGGATTGACAACCAG GTCGTGATTGCGGATGGTACACAAGACACTCAATCTCGTCTTCCTTCTTCTATCACAAACTTCTTGTTCTCTCAAAAGGAAAAGACTCTTACTGAACTGATACAAGATCGTTGGCTGGCGTACACCTCGGAGGGCAAGATTGGTCTTGGTATCAGATCATTTCTTGATCTCCGGAGCTGGTTTCGCAGCAATGATATCCCATCATGCGAGGTTTGCAATGAAGCTGGTATAAAG GCATCAACTTGTTCCAAGGAAGGATGCAATGTGAGAATCCATATCTACTGTCTGAAGAAGAAATTTCCACAGCGGAAG GCCTCGAGAGCTTGTCCCCAGTGTGCCACTGAATGGCCCCAGCAGGAAGGCGAGGACGAGGGTGACGAGGAAGCGAACGAGCCCGGCGGGGAAGGTCAGGAGGGCCCATCGGCTGACCCTCCTTCGAGGAGGAAACGCAGAGTCAAGGCTGAACTGGCGGAGGAAGCTGAAGAAGCAGGCccgtcgaccgcggtgcccaggaGAAGTTCGAGGATGGCCAAAGCCGAGGAGGCAGCGTCTGCAGATGCTTCACAGCCGGCCAGGTCCTCAAAGAGAAGGAAGAAATGA